In Antennarius striatus isolate MH-2024 chromosome 8, ASM4005453v1, whole genome shotgun sequence, a single window of DNA contains:
- the smarca5 gene encoding SWI/SNF-related matrix-associated actin-dependent regulator of chromatin subfamily A member 5 → MSESSNCVEQREEQTEVEEAGGAEEKSDSSDAGKESSSDAGPDGPDASSSSSSSKTKDSTPGYEEKVQTDRTNRFEYLLKQTELFAHFIQPAAQKTPTSPLKMKPGRPRIKKDEKQNLLSVGDNRHRRTEQEEDEELLNESTKTTNVCTRFDESPSYVKTGKMRDYQVRGLNWLISLYENGINGILADEMGLGKTLQTISLLGYMKHYRNIPGPHMVLVPKSTLYNWMNEFKRWVPSLRAVCLIGDRDERTALIRDVLLPGEWDVCVTSYEMLIIEKAVFKKFNWRYLVIDEAHRIKNEKSKLSEIVREFKTTNRLLLTGTPLQNNLHELWALLNFLLPDVFNSAEDFDSWFDTNNCLGDQKLVERLHTVLRPFLLRRIKADVEKTLLPKKEIKMYVGLSKMQREWYTKILMKDIDILNSAGKMDKMRLLNVLMQLRKCCNHPYLFDGAEPGPPYTTDLHLAVNSGKMVVLDKLLPKMKDQGSRVLIFSQMTRMLDILEDYCMWRNYGYCRLDGQTPHEERQISINAYNEPNSSKFIFMLSTRAGGLGINLATADVVILYDSDWNPQVDLQAMDRAHRIGQQKQVRVFRFITENTVEERIVERAEMKLRLDSIVIQQGRLVDPSANKLGKDEMLSIIRHGATHVFASKESEITDDDIDAILERGERKTMEMKEKLSSLGESSLRNFTMDTENSSVYTFEGEDYREKKKVITNWIEPPKRERKANYAVDAYFREALRVSEPKAPKAPRPPKQPNVQDFQFFPPRLFELLEKEILFYRKTIGYKVPRNPDMPNSAQVQKEEQAKIDEAEALTEEELEEKENLLQQGFTIWNKRDFNQFIKANEKWGRDDIENIAREVEGKTPEEVMEYSAVFWERCNELQDIEKIMAQIERGEARIQRRISIKKALDSKIGRYKAPFHQLRISYGTNKGKNYTEEEDRFLICMLHKLGFDKESVYDELRQCIRNSPQFRFDWFLKSRTAMELQRRCNTLITLIERENMELEEREKAEKKKRGPKSGSAQKRKSEGTPDGRGRRKKLKL, encoded by the exons ATGTCCGAAAGCTCAAACTGCGTGGAACAGCGGGAAGAACAGACTGAAGTTGAAGAAGCCGGAGGAGCGGAG GAGAAATCTGATTCTTCAGATGCTGGAAAAGAGTCATCTTCAGATGCTGGGCCTGATGGCCCAGatgcatcctcctcttcatcctcatctaaAACTAAAGATTCAACTCCAGGGTATGAAGAGAAAGTG CAAACAGATCGGACCAACAGATTTGAGTACCTGTTGAAGCAAACAGAGTTGTTTGCTCATTTCATCCAACCAGCTGCACAGAAgacccccacctcacccctgAAGATGAAGCCTGGACGCCCTCGCATcaaaaaagatgagaaacagaACTTGTTGTCTGTTGGAGA CAATCGGCACCGCCGAACAGagcaagaggaggatgaagaactTCTGAACGAGAGCACCAAGACAACTAATGTCTGCACTCGTTTTGACGAGTCTCCCTCCT ATGTCAAAACAGGAAAGATGAGAGACTATCAGGTCCGTGGTCTGAACTGGCTCATCTCTTTGTATGAGAATGGCATCAACGGCATCCTCGCTGATGAAATG GGTTTGGGGAAGACTCTGCAGACTATTTCCCTTCTGGGTTACATGAAGCACTACAGAAACATCCCTGGTCCCCATATGGTGCTGGTGCCCAAGTCTACCCTCTACAACTGGATGAATGAGTTCAAGAGATGGGTGCCTTCTCTCCGTGCAGTCTGTCTGATCGGAGACAGAGATGAGAGG ACTGCACTGATCAGAGATGTGTTGCTGCCTGGAGAATGGGATGTGTGCGTCACGTCGTACGAAATGCTCATTATTGAAAAGGCAGTATTCAAGAAGTTTAACTGGAGGTATCTGGTCATTGATGAAGCCCACAGGATCAAGAATGAGAAATCAAAG CTCTCAGAAATTGTGCGAGAATTTAAGACCACCAATCGTTTGTTGCTGACTGGAACACCCCTGCAAAACAACCTCCATGAGCTGTGGGCTCTGCTCAACTTCCTGTTGCCTGATGTCTTCAACTCAGCAGAG gactTTGACTCCTGGTTTGACACAAATAACTGCCTGGGTGATCAAAAGTTGGTTGAACGTCTTCACACT GTCCTGCGTCCTTTCTTGCTACGTCGTATAAAAGCTGATGTAGAGAAGACCTTGCTTCcgaaaaaagaaatcaagatGTATGTGGGCTTGAGTAAAATGCAGCGGGAGTG GTATACAAAGATTCTAATGAAGGACATTGACATCCTGAACTCGGCGGGCAAGATGGACAAGATGCGTCTTCTCAACGTTCTCATGCAGCTCAGGAAATGCTGCAACCACCCATACCTGTTTGACGGAGCTGAGCCGGGCCCCCCCTATACAACCGACCTCCACCTAGCAGTCAACAGTGGCAAGATGGTGGTGCTTGACAAGCTGCTGCCCAAGATGAAGGATCAGG GTTCTCGTGTGCTCATCTTCAGTCAGATGACCAGGATGCTTGACATCTTGGAGGACTACTGCATGTGGAGGAACTACGGTTACTGTCGCTTGGATGGCCAGACGCCACACGAGGAGAGACAG atcTCTATCAACGCATACAATGAGCCCAACAGCAGTAAGTTTATCTTCATGCTGAGCACCAGAGCTGGAGGGCTCGGGATCAACCTGGCAACAGCAGATGTGGTCATCCTGTATGATTCAGACTGGAACCCTCAAGTGGACCTTCAAGCTATG GACCGAGCTCACAGGATCGGTCAGCAGAAACAGGTACGTGTTTTCCGTTTCATCACTGAGAACACCGTGGAGGAGAGGATAGTGGAGAGAGCCGAGATGAAACTACGCCTGGACTCTATTGTCATCCAGCAAG GAAGACTTGTGGATCCAAGCGCGAACAAGCTGGGTAAAGATGAAATGCTGTCCATCATCCGCCATGGCGCCACACACGTGTTTGCCTCCAAAGAAAGTGAAATCACTGACGATGACATTGATGCGATtctggagagaggagagaggaag ACTATGGAAATGAAGGAGAAGCTGTCGTCGCTGGGTGAAAGCTCATTAAGAAACTTCACCATGGACACGGAAAACAGCAGCGTTTACACGTTTGAAGGAGAAGAttacagagagaagaaaaag GTCATTACTAACTGGATTGAGCCCCCCAAGAGAGAAAGGAAAGCCAACTATGCTGTGGATGCGTACTTCAGAGAGGCTCTGCGGGTCAGTGAGCCCAAAGCACCCAAG GCTCCCCGTCCTCCTAAGCAACCAAATGTCCAGGACTTCCAGTTTTTCCCTCCACGTCTGTTTGAGCTTCTTGAAAAGGAAATTCTGTTTTACAGAAAGACCATTGGTTATAAG GTTCCCCGCAATCCCGACATGCCAAATTCGGCCCAGGTCCAGAAAGAAGAGCAAGCTAAGATCGATGAAGCCGAGGCCCTCacggaggaggagctggaggagaaagagaaccTGCTGCAACAG GGATTTACTATCTGGAACAAACGTGACTTCAACCAGTTCATCAAAGCCAATGAGAAGTGGGGAAGAGATGATATCGAGAACATTGCCAGAGAGGTTGAGGGAAAAACTCCAGAGGAAGTTATGGAATATTCTG CTGTGTTCTGGGAGCGTTGTAATGAGCTACAGGATATCGAGAAAATCATGGCCCAGATAGAGAGAGGGGAGGCCAGGATCCAGAGGAGGATCAGCATTAAAAAAGCACTAGACTCAAAG ATCGGTCGCTACAAGGCTCCCTTCCATCAGCTCCGCATCTCCTATGGCACCAACAAGGGCAAGAActacacagaggaggaggaccgTTTCCTTATCTGCATGCTTCACAAGCTGGGCTTTGACAAGGAGAGCGTGTACGACGAGCTGCGCCAGTGTATCCGCAACTCACCGCAGTTCCGCTTCGACTGGTTCCTCAAGTCCAGGACCGCCATG gAGCTCCAGAGGAGATGTAACACCCTCATCACATtgatagagagagaaaacatgGAGCTGGAGGAAAGGGAAAaggcagagaaaaagaaacgtgGCCCAAAGAGTGGATCG gCCCAGAAGCGAAAGTCGGAGGGAACTCCAGATGGTCGAGGACGCAGGAAAAAACTCAAGTTGTGA